CGTCTCGAGCGGCTCCTTCTCCTCCAGTCGGAATATGTACCGATTATTGCCCGGGGTCGTATGGACCTTCGTCAGCACCTGTGTTTCTGTCGGACTAAAATAGCCTATTCCGCCGGTATTGCTATATTGATCCTTCAGGACGTAGACACCCTTGAATGGAACCTCCGCTCCATCCTCGGACTGCAGCTTCACAACAACCGTACCAGCAACCAACTCATGGAATGATATAGGCTCCATGTTCGGCGTTACCGTCACCGACTTCGTCAGCTCATAAGCACTGCCCTGCCCATCCAGCGTAATCCAGCCAAAATCATAATTGCCCGGTCTGGCAAGCAGCGTAGCGGTCGGTGCATTCACTGGCGCGTAGTGCCTTCCTAAATCTACACGGAAGGAGAATTTACTGGTATCCAGCCCTTCGACAGGTACCGCCGCTTGAATAAACGCCCTCTCGCTCGGAATGATTTCCGCATTGGCGAAGGAAATGGTGGTCACTTGCTCATCCACTGGCAACACGTCCATCGTCATAAGATCCCTGCCATCAAAGCTCTTCGCATACAGATAGGTCACAGGCCAGTTCGACGATATATCCCTGAGAGATATCGTCGCATACACCTTGTACTTGCGGTCCTCAGCAATACGCTCCTTGATGGTTAATCTAGGCACTCCATACGATTCATAGCTCAACTCTGAGCTTAATAATCGACTTGTCCCACCAGAGGACAATTCATACACACGGGCATTTTGCGTGTAACTGAAGAAATAACCCGCCGGAAGCTCGAATGGCAGCGTCCTGAAATCCGCAATGCCCTCCCCAGATACTGTAAAGGTTTTGTCCGCGGACAGCGTGACCATGTTCGTCGGGAACCTCTGCTCCTTCAGCTTCAGCCGATACGTTCCCGGCTGGACGTTAGGCAGCGCTACTCGGGTTACCGAATTCGTGCCGACCACCTGCACCAGCTCGCCTGCGGCGTTCAGCAGCTCATAGGTAATCATCCCTTGCACAGGTATCGCATTCGAGCCACCACCGCCACCGCCAACAGATGCCGTATCAGCAACCGAATATTGCGTCCCGGTCTCCGTTGCCTTCAGCTCGTATTTCGTCACTTCACCTTGCTCGTTATAGGCCATAAATGCGGCTGTCGAAAGATTCGTGTTGTTTCTAGGATATACTTCCCACAGCCGGTTGCCATGAGAATCGCTGTACTCCGTATACGCGGAGGGAATCAATTCTAGCTTACTTGAGCTATAATCCTTCACATCCCAGTAGTGATACACCTGCGAAGCCGTCATTTCCCGCTCTAGCTGTAGAGCCAAATCCTCATTCAGCACTGCATTCAACCGATCATAACGGTAAATATAGTCATCCTTCGTAACCGTAAAACCAACTCTCGCCTCAATGCCTTTACTTACATATACGGTTCTCTTGAGGTTAGAGGCCCAATAGTTTTTCCCATAAAAATGCATGTGGATGTCATCGTAGCTTCCTTGAGGCGCTGTCACCTTGACCAGGTCCGAGCCGAAGGAAAGCGTCTGCTCGCTTGGACTGTTCACTGGAACCGTAGTGGTCAGCACGTAGCTTGTTAGGGCCTCCGTCTGGTTCAATACCGCGGATACCCCCAGATCCCTGTTGCCCGCGACATAGATTTCAAGCCCATCCGTAACGTTAAAGTGGTGAGTCATTGGATAGAAGTTCTCTTCCGTACTTGTCGGCGTTATCGTAAGATAGCCATCGTCATAAGGAATATTTGTCTGGAAGGTCAGCTTCTTCAGCTGCTCCTTGCCGAACTTCAGCTCGCTAATCTCCCCGCCCGTGAAGCTGTACTGGTATATAATACGCTTCGAGCCTGGGAAGGAGTAGCCCTCCACGGTCAGATCATAAGTCTTGCCTGACAGCACATAAGCATTCGGAATAAAGAACTTGCCCGTAGCATCCAATTCCTTGCTGTAAACAGGCCGGCTGCTAACATAATTATAACCAACATCCGTAAGCGACGTTTCGGTGTGATAACGCTCATACAGCCTGAGGTATCCGTATTGAAGCGCAGTCCCTGTTTCATTTTCTACTGTGGCTGTAATGCCGTTAATATTCATCGTTTCTGCGAAGGCCGCAGGAGCGAGCGAGCCGAACAATAAGACGACGGCAAGCATCAGCTTCAGCCATCCCGTATTTCTCCATCTACCCATGAGTCTAATTTCCTCCCTTAAGATACAATCCATGACAGCATTACTTCGAGACCGACATCAAGCGTATACCCATTCGACAACAGCATCCACATACTTAAGAACTATACCTACATCCATCTCCTTTTTTTAAAATTACCTAAAGATTTCTTGCATATCTTTAATATTACAAAACAAAGCATTACAATATCATTACACCTCATTACGAATACAAGGACCAAAGGAGCTCTGTATGAATTCAAGTCATGCGACGCACGACCCATCTTGTTCTTCCCCGCATCGCCTCTCCTATCCGGATATTCTGCAACCTGACTACGAGACCATCGTCCTGCTTCATGGTATGGGTCTAAGTCAGGAGGCCTGGGGCACACTTCCATCACTCATGTCCGATAAGTACAACATATGGACCTATAACCTGCCCGGGCATGGAAGACGACCTGTGCTGCTTCCTTTAAGCTGGGAGGCCCTGATGACGGATTTCGACCAAATGACCCGCCCTTGTGCGGAGCAGCGAATTCATCTCGTCGGTCATGGCATTGGAGCAAATCTGGCTGTGAAGCTGGCGGCGCATCAACCTGAGCGCATACATACCCTATCGCTGATCTCTGCACGGGGTTATGTACCCGGCAGCGTGACTGTGGAGGCGATGAACTATCGGCGACAGCTTCTTCAAGCCGGTCGCCCAGAGCTGCTGTTCCATCACATAACGATGGCGATCACGAACAGACCTCAGCATTCCGCCGAATTTTCATTACTCTTGAACGCATTTCGACAGGCCGATCTAACGACATACATGAGCCTCATGGAGCTATTTCTTCAAACCGATGTGCTCCGCGACTTCTCCCGTCTCGAAGCACCTACCCTGCTGTTGTCAGGCGAGCTCGACCTATGTCTTTCTCCAGCGCTTACTGCCATTACCGCGAGCTACGCCAAGCAGGCACGATTTCGCATCGTACCCCGTTCCTCGAACGCCTGCCACTTGGACGCCCCTGAGCTCGTGGCGGAATGGATCATGGAGCACTGCGAAGCAGGCCGCAGTACATTGAGCCAACAGCAGCTGCCTTACTCTCCCATCTCCACGCGAAAGGTGCGCGACAAGCTGCATCAGGTCATTCTTGCGGGTCAGCAGCTCTTGAAGGAGAAGAATCGGCTGGAGGTGTATACGCTGGGCACCTTTCGTGTATTCGCGCGCGGTGTTGAGATCGTTCAAGGCTGGAATCGACGTAGCGCCAAGGAGCTGCTGATCTATTTACTTCTGCACCCCACAGTGACAAGACAGCAGCTCTATGACCGACTCTGGCCTGACGTCGACCTGAAGAGCGCACAGAATCGGCTTCGCGTCAGCTTGAGCCATCTGAAGCAGCTACTGACGCTACCGGGAGGCGAGAACAAGAACGAGTATCTCATGATAGACAGAGAGCATATTTCCCTGCGGGCCGATATTGAATGCGATCTGCTCACCTTGCTGGAATCAATAGCCGACTGGAGCAATGAGCCCGATGAAACGCTCCGCGAGACTATTGCACAGAATCTACTGGACACTTATCGTAAGGATGGACTGAACGGCTATTGCGAGGATTGGTTTCTCGACATTCGTAGGCGAATCGAGGAGGATATGGAGAATATCGTTATATGGTATCTGGAGCGGCTGAGGCAAGGGGGACACGAGCAGAAGGTACATAAATACGAGCGTCTATTGGAGGAGGAGCCTTCAGCTTCCTAAAGTCCTTCCTAAAGGGGCTATCCGATCCAAGCTATGGAGCCCCCCGTTGACCTTCGAATCAGGTGAGCGGCGTTCCCTCCAGGGACGCCGCTCACTCGCTCCTCAGCCCCCTGCAGCACGATGTTGTAGAGGGGCTGCATGTATCACTTTATCAATTAACCCGTATGCGCTAGCTTCATAGGCATCCATATAGTTGTCTCTGTCGGTATCTCTTTCAATCCTCTCAAGCGCTTGACCTGTTTGTTTGGATAAGATCTTGTTCATTTTATCTCGCAATCGAATGATGCGTTTGGCGCTTATTTCAATATCTGTTGCTTGACCTCGCACCCCGCCGAGAGGCTGGTGAATCATAATTTCACTGTTAGGAAGTGCAAGCCGCTTCCCTTTCGCTCCATTTGCCAATAAGAAGGCCCCCATTGAAGCTGCCATTCCTATACAGAGTGTGGATACATCAGCCTTTACTAGATGCATAGCATCGTAGATGCCCATTCCTGCTGTAATGGAACCACCTGGAGAGTTGATATACATGTTAATATCTTGGTCCGAATCGACAGCATCTAAGTAGAGAAGCTGTGCTATGACGCTATTGGCAGCTTCGTCGGTAATCTCTCCAGGCACGAATATGATGCGGTCTTGCAGGAGCCGAGAGTAGATATCATAAGCTCTCTCACCCCTGGAGGATTGCTCGACAACGTAAGGAATCAGATTCATGGCTAGACCTCCTTCATCATCAGTAGTCAATGCGATATTCTCTTTCTAAATACGAATACTTATTGTCCCTGGTCTCCAGTATCCTTGGTTGGATGGTTACACGACTCGAATCCGCATCGCAGGCAGGGGAAGCATTGCTTAACTCTTTGATTCGTTCGATAACTTGCTCGTCAATCTCAAGCTCATCCATTTCATCTGCTTCGACGATCTGAATCGTAATTTCCTTAGTGACAGTGGTCTCGACTGTCCATAGGCTGACTACGATTGTCATTTCCCCACATTCAATTGCAGCACGGGTGAATATTTCTACGAACACTTCTCGGTCGCAGGCATTGACAACAATATGCTCTCGTTCATTCTCAACCAAGCCATTAAGATTATTTGAGCGGTAAATCCCCTCTGGTAATTGAATTTGGATTTCCGACTGTTGAGATTTTTCATCTAGCATGAACTGAATCCATAGATGATTCATTCCTTCTTCGTTCTCCATCTTTGATTTGGCTAACCTGATGTTAAGCATTATTGATTGTCACCCCTTAGTGCCTGAGATACTGAATCGATAACTCTTTGTTTTAACTCCGCAGAAATTCGAGGGCTAATTGTAATCATGACATCATCTGTTATCTTTAGTGTTTCGTTTTCAATCATACGGCTAGGCTCATACCATGTTAATTGCTGACTTATTTTTTCAATGTCCACCAAGGAAAGCTTCTTCAAGGTTCCTTGAATGGAAGCCAATGTTTCCCCCGTTCTTGATAAGGTTATAATTGCGCGAAAGTAGTGGATGTGGTTATCTGTGTACACCCTTTTGTTACCCATTAATTCAAGGGGCGGTACCATACCAATCTGAGTGTAGTACCTTACCGTTCGCAGATTCATGCGCGGGTCATCCTTCTGGAGAATCTCCGCGACCTGTTTAGCGGTATAGCTATTCATTGCACACCTCCAATTACATTTACCTGTATATGTCACACTTGACTGTATTGTTTAGAGTCTACTGTAACATTAATCGTTTGTCAAAAAAAAGTCCACCCCGTGGGTGAACTTTGAACTGGTATGAGCTAAAGGGCGAATGTTCTTGTATTCACTGTTTGATAGATGAAGATACAGTTCCTTCCACTTAACATCGCTGACCGAAATGTATTTCCCTCGCTACACATTTTCTCTTGCGTACATGCTCTGATCTTGCAATCGAATCAGTACCTTGCCGAAACGACCACCTTGATGGATTTCCACCTTGTCTAATGGATAAGTCCGTTCCAAATATTCAGCGACGATGTTGTGGTTCTGCTCGTTCTCGGGTATACCCGAAAACTTCAGCACATCCATAATCTCCTGAAGCGCCTTCTCTCTGCTGACTTCCTTCCTCGTCATTTCCCGCGTGACAAGAGATTCGTAGGAATAGCCTTTAAGATACAACAGATGAAGCAGATAGCCGATTTCCGTCGGTTTGGTCTGGAATGGCTGATCGGAGACCAACGGCCAAATATCTTTCACAAGATTATGCTCCCTGGTGCTCGCCGGCAAGCTGATATAGCAAAACCGCCGCGCACATTGGAGCACCCTTTCCACGCTTTCCCAATCCATAATGACCGGACACATGGAGACAAAAACAAGATCAAAGGCTTGGCTCCACCCTCTTGCCTGTACGTCAATGCTCTCAAAGGGCTCGTGTACAATCTTCACCTTACCTACATCGAATTCTATAAGGTTTGCTTCCAGAAGTTCGACCAGCGGAAGAGCGGATTCCACAGCAGTTACATGGGCCCCACGCTCCGCAAACGACACCGAAAAACCTCCTGTGGCCGCACCAATGTCCAGAACGGAGGCATTCTCGAAGGTAACACCCTGTCCTTCTATCCAGTTCATAATTCGTTTGGCTCGTTTTCTTCCCTCGTCATTAAATGCTTGCTCGTTGAAAGACTTGGCCTTATGGTTAAAAGCACTCGTCGGATCGTATCCGGCCTCCTTCATCTTGTTCAGAACGGTATCGCGGTCGTCCCTCCAAGCTTGTTCCCAAATTTCGTCATCAGTAAAAAGATCCTTGCTCGTTCCTGCTCCCATCCCTTTCACCCCTATTTTCATAATAATTGTCGAGAATAATGAAACGCTCGATAGCCTCGTCAAGTACTGCCTGCCCTCTAATAACACACATTAAAGATCTTTAATGTCTACAATAAACGATTCGGCTCTAGTTTGCAATTGTTTATATAGGGTGAAATATCCCCCCCACCCAATTCCTTACTCATCTGTAACCAGACGGATGCATATGATGAACCGTCCATCCCAATTCACTGAGAGGAGCATGTCCATGTACCCTCATCCATGCTATCCGCGTCCATGGCATTATCCGATGTACGGCCAAGGCTACGGAAGCAACGTTCCCCCCTCCTACAGCTGGTACAGCCCCAGCTATCAGCCGTATGGAGGCAGTCCAAGCAGCCCTAACATTCCGAGCATCCCGAGCATTCCCCTGCAAGACTACGGTCCACGACCGCTTGTCGTGAACATCGACCAGGCCACCAAGCAGAATAACACGTACCGTACCGCCTTATGGACAGGTCGGTATTTCCAAGTCACCCTCATGAGCATTAACGTTGGGGATGATATTGGCCTTGAGGTTCATCCGACGACGGACCAGTTCATTCGGATCGAGGAGGGCCAGGGGCTCGTACAGATGGGCGACCGCAGAGATCAGCTCGATTTTCAAGTGATGGCGTACGACGACTTCGCGATCATGGTCCCGGCTGGCAAGTGGCACAATATTACGAATACAGGCCATCGCCCGTTGAAGGTGTACGTTATCTATGCCCCGCCTGAGCATCCCTACGGTACGGTTCACGTAACGAAAGCCGACGCGCAAGGCAAGTACTAAGCACACCTAGCCTACATATCCACCATCCATACGCGATTACACGACGAGGCGGGCACATGCCCGCTTCTTTGTTGTATAGAACGAGCCGAATCACGTATTATAAGTAGTAATGATTACGACTACTGAATGGAGGATACGATAATGGGGAACACCGATATTTTCGAAATGATGGCCTCCACCTACGACACGCCAGAACGCATTCATATCGCCAGTGTATCGTCCAGCGCCATTCGTGCGTATATTGAGAACGGTCAGGACAAGACGGCTATTGACTTCGGGTGCGGCACAGGGCTTGTCGGGCTGGAGCTGGCTAGCGACTTCCGTCATGTCACGTTCCTCGACACGTCGCCGAACATGCTGAAGCAGATTGAGAGCAAGCTCGCTGCCGCTAGCATCCACAATGCCGACACGCTATGCCTTGACCTCGAGGCTGGCATTCAGCCTGACCTTCACGCCGACTACGTGTTCATGGCCCAGGTGCTGCTGCATATCCAGGATATTGAGCCGGTGCTGGCCCGCTTACGTGAGGTGCTGAATCCGGGAGGCCATCTGCTGATCGTCGATTTTGATAAAAATGAGCACGTCCGATCGGACAAGGTTCATAACGGCTTCGACCAAGGCGAGCTAGCCCAACTGATGACGCGCATCGGCTACACGAACGTAACGTCCAAGACGATCTACACGGGCAAGCAGCTCTTCATGAATCAGGATGCGTCGCTGTTTATAATGGATGCGACTCGATGAGATCGGACAACGACATCCACACCCCCATCCCCACCCAAGGAGGCCACACTAATGGATGCCGCCACCGTTATGCAGGAGCTTCAGGCGCTCGGCAAGGAGCGCACGAAGAAGCAGTACATCTCGAACGGAGCACGCGAACCGCTGTTCGGCGTCGCTACCGGCGCGATGAAGCCGCTCGCTAAGCAGATTAAGATCAACCAGCCGCTCGCCGAGGAGCTGTACGCGACGGGGAACTATGATGCGATGTATTTCGCCGGCATTATTGCCGATCCGAAGGGGATGACGACAGCCGACTACGACCGCTGGATGGATGCCGCTTACTTCTACATGCTGTCGGACTACGTCGTGGCCGTCACCTTGGCGGAGGCCGAGATGGCTCACGCTCAAGGCGTGGCCGATCAATGGATCGCTAGCGGCGAGGAGCTGCGCATGTCGGCGGGCTGGAGCTGCTACTGCTGGCTGCTCGGCAGTCGCAAGGACGCTGAGTTCTCGACCGACAAGCTCGCCCACCTGCTCGAGCGGGTCAAGCCGTCCATTCACAGCGCACCCGAACGGGCGAAATATGCGATGAACCAGTTCATCTACACGGTGGCCATCTCCTACGTGCCGCTCCATGAGCAGGCGGTTGCGACCGCGCAGGCTGTCGGTCCGGTTGAGGTCAAGCGGGGCGATACAGGCAAGAGCAGCCTCCTCGTCGCCTCGGATACGATTCAGAAGGCCATCGAGAAGAACCAGCTCGGCTTCAAGCGCCGGCACGTAAGGTGCTGAAGGAGATGATTGAAGGCTTGAGCGCAACCAACCTTCGATGCTGAGCTAGCTCATTGAGGACTTGGGTGCATACGCGTAACCATAAGCCGTAATACGAAATAGCCCCGTCCTACAGGACCGGGCTCTTCGTGCAGACTTCACTCGCCTTGCGTTCCGACTACTGCTGCACTCTTGGCTTTCCTTGATCGCTAGGGTCGTTAGACCGAGTCGGGCTGTTCTTCGGGTTGTTCTGATCTGGCTTCGCTTTCGTGCTCATCGTGTCGTTCACCTCCTGTGAGATCCATCCTCAGTATGGCTCCAAGCAGTGAACCTTATGACAGACGGGGGACGCGCCGAGGCGTTCTTCTCCGACAGGTTGCCCAGATGGAGCACAGGCGGCAGCAGGAAGAGCATGATCGCGACGAACAACGCTCCGAGCAAGCGACCATGTCAGGAGCAGCTCCCCTC
Above is a genomic segment from Paenibacillus sp. YYML68 containing:
- the clpP gene encoding ATP-dependent Clp endopeptidase proteolytic subunit ClpP, with the translated sequence MNLIPYVVEQSSRGERAYDIYSRLLQDRIIFVPGEITDEAANSVIAQLLYLDAVDSDQDINMYINSPGGSITAGMGIYDAMHLVKADVSTLCIGMAASMGAFLLANGAKGKRLALPNSEIMIHQPLGGVRGQATDIEISAKRIIRLRDKMNKILSKQTGQALERIERDTDRDNYMDAYEASAYGLIDKVIHAAPLQHRAAGG
- a CDS encoding class I SAM-dependent methyltransferase, whose amino-acid sequence is MGAGTSKDLFTDDEIWEQAWRDDRDTVLNKMKEAGYDPTSAFNHKAKSFNEQAFNDEGRKRAKRIMNWIEGQGVTFENASVLDIGAATGGFSVSFAERGAHVTAVESALPLVELLEANLIEFDVGKVKIVHEPFESIDVQARGWSQAFDLVFVSMCPVIMDWESVERVLQCARRFCYISLPASTREHNLVKDIWPLVSDQPFQTKPTEIGYLLHLLYLKGYSYESLVTREMTRKEVSREKALQEIMDVLKFSGIPENEQNHNIVAEYLERTYPLDKVEIHQGGRFGKVLIRLQDQSMYARENV
- a CDS encoding DNA alkylation repair protein — protein: MDAATVMQELQALGKERTKKQYISNGAREPLFGVATGAMKPLAKQIKINQPLAEELYATGNYDAMYFAGIIADPKGMTTADYDRWMDAAYFYMLSDYVVAVTLAEAEMAHAQGVADQWIASGEELRMSAGWSCYCWLLGSRKDAEFSTDKLAHLLERVKPSIHSAPERAKYAMNQFIYTVAISYVPLHEQAVATAQAVGPVEVKRGDTGKSSLLVASDTIQKAIEKNQLGFKRRHVRC
- a CDS encoding MerR family transcriptional regulator, with the protein product MNSYTAKQVAEILQKDDPRMNLRTVRYYTQIGMVPPLELMGNKRVYTDNHIHYFRAIITLSRTGETLASIQGTLKKLSLVDIEKISQQLTWYEPSRMIENETLKITDDVMITISPRISAELKQRVIDSVSQALRGDNQ
- a CDS encoding class I SAM-dependent methyltransferase; this translates as MGNTDIFEMMASTYDTPERIHIASVSSSAIRAYIENGQDKTAIDFGCGTGLVGLELASDFRHVTFLDTSPNMLKQIESKLAAASIHNADTLCLDLEAGIQPDLHADYVFMAQVLLHIQDIEPVLARLREVLNPGGHLLIVDFDKNEHVRSDKVHNGFDQGELAQLMTRIGYTNVTSKTIYTGKQLFMNQDASLFIMDATR
- a CDS encoding cupin domain-containing protein, with protein sequence MYPHPCYPRPWHYPMYGQGYGSNVPPSYSWYSPSYQPYGGSPSSPNIPSIPSIPLQDYGPRPLVVNIDQATKQNNTYRTALWTGRYFQVTLMSINVGDDIGLEVHPTTDQFIRIEEGQGLVQMGDRRDQLDFQVMAYDDFAIMVPAGKWHNITNTGHRPLKVYVIYAPPEHPYGTVHVTKADAQGKY
- a CDS encoding alpha/beta hydrolase, which codes for MNSSHATHDPSCSSPHRLSYPDILQPDYETIVLLHGMGLSQEAWGTLPSLMSDKYNIWTYNLPGHGRRPVLLPLSWEALMTDFDQMTRPCAEQRIHLVGHGIGANLAVKLAAHQPERIHTLSLISARGYVPGSVTVEAMNYRRQLLQAGRPELLFHHITMAITNRPQHSAEFSLLLNAFRQADLTTYMSLMELFLQTDVLRDFSRLEAPTLLLSGELDLCLSPALTAITASYAKQARFRIVPRSSNACHLDAPELVAEWIMEHCEAGRSTLSQQQLPYSPISTRKVRDKLHQVILAGQQLLKEKNRLEVYTLGTFRVFARGVEIVQGWNRRSAKELLIYLLLHPTVTRQQLYDRLWPDVDLKSAQNRLRVSLSHLKQLLTLPGGENKNEYLMIDREHISLRADIECDLLTLLESIADWSNEPDETLRETIAQNLLDTYRKDGLNGYCEDWFLDIRRRIEEDMENIVIWYLERLRQGGHEQKVHKYERLLEEEPSAS